One genomic region from Cryptococcus gattii WM276 chromosome C, complete sequence encodes:
- a CDS encoding Hypothetical Protein (Similar to TIGR gene model, INSD accession AAW42134.1) — protein sequence MLWTLRLKTQSAKRAPWTKQLISWFIDTSRHLIPSEEVEATKYLRTMYRALSPETLSNDQSIGQPIILPSSSPHTSANFNHEARIKILTRSIEEVLPSLLVLAHDSLSTQDWETILPFLWAWYGTKAAATREIGFMLEKCAEVIPAQLRSIIISDLTSLNAEVRCQVLHNISTLFAWRNQILSQPIFTSRRGPLFHFPTKTLEFVPTEIGSSEWVSPQDVQDTQLQKFGQTLPLELRQRLNELGWSDEDELKASSDWEQTPVSSLPGLAFQADGNLISGGNSARPSIPVRSLNRRGSSASAGSSSSKRRKAIFAPLFVNMVYDQMTILAGEVDGPISATSREVVRVLQRDDVVSFLRPITEGMKDQFLNAMERLDRITKFSAPGFAYSAVNAIVGHLKSSLKTNADFDYWDIALASVVRLVPSVSEISLRDIRKNKAEHVLLPASIHEGDGGFKIHAPWRTGQRGVQTAQLLILNEILKANPREVYLVKKMLHNLQIQSSINHLPFSRAWLVLILTLFSFVNRNYNDRAELRHFLSNVGAILSLHGRSDLVIVAHAMRIFMLCSARFRRVFSFMGFPTIMRSVYETYAAGNAAIKDCIEYAAKSFYRIHEEVFVYQTCMVIASGSYDAKAVYALLSSLSRERTVSSGLTSGIRGHNDKEEIDALVQMVSGPEITLAELGKEAAERHSTKLASITLEDKLFPRENIVRLFITAIASNPATTCSANLLRLLSILVPKLNDSVSKDLLSEGVEALGSVIIKGKTGDEAARSAFHPGANDDETDWTRARREYVFLVESFAKAGGHLGTSATRRTLDMVSELLRKQPESVGPSASSIVGELAKTRLTSDRPTPFLREIAPIFRGFISVVDFSGMLDSISTLIRLSNYNLDEEITQIIIHDYVEPAVKLLASASEDSLAFIVPLRSSAVKLLSVAIFLQGDALGVLERHHASASLLASVVMPLCLLLEPPREVDRQDIYSSLWIRLLQYVLKGSIERCGRSPKSLSVSVYHPRSIAASNVLLVQIVKIVLIRAPGSISRVKGLWTYVAQRMLQIVDGGNARFMDSQRSLSPRVVDWLMWSVFELVALHPSALYIEFQARVHQALAMIDKQGTYSSLSSPASGPTLLTSTSQQYYPVRSRLSSNRPSSFIGHARSSSNIGLDQTPLASPDHSTTATLAVTPSCTKTDSNNLSPSHSPSLLPSPLVRPHGVGSEIEVIHSRTPSQGKMAGQSPAGAARPSFVALSARRASRPVFEAFSSAYPTKSRFLSSANTHDLDSSSQEAGGAIMHLLGAPNQVLSATSSGFPTLPLANSSAINPTGPKISTQVGETALRDVYIKSEELKQMASEAVRTVMLVYGWRSNNEEEGVVRNWSVLDALHIISKQTKVFVEEEFRDVFSPAADLYKSDDGHIGSEKQEGVRSFRDRVRASGSLDKISIEETRRIMDEKESDVPIVSVSSPYD from the exons A TGTTGTGGACTTTGAGACTGAAGACTCAATCTGCAAAACG AGCTCCATGGACGAAGCAACTGATCTCTTGGTTCATTGATACCTCAAGGCATTTAATCCCATcagaagaagtggaagcCACCAAGTATTTACGGACCATGTATCGCGCACTCTCTCCTGAAACATTATCTAATGACCAGTCGATTGGTCAGCCGATAATTCTACCTTCTTCAAGCCCTCATACCTCTGCAAATTTCAATCACGAAGCTCGCATTAAGATTTTAACTCGAAGCATTGAGGAGGTTCTTCCATCACTACTGGTCTTGGCCCACGACAGTCTTTCGACTCAAGATTGGGAGACGATCCTACCTTTTCTGTGGGCCTGGTACGGCACAAAAGCCGCCGCTACCAGAGAAATTGGTTTCATGCTCGAAAAATGTGCGGAGGTAATACCTGCCCAGTTGAGAAGTATCATCATTTCTGATCTGACCAG CTTGAACGCCGAAGTTCGTTGCCAGGTCCTTCACAACATCTCAACTTTATTTGCGTGGCGCAATCAGATCTTATCCCAACCAATTTTCACATCACGTCGCGGACCCCTATTTCATTTTCCTACCAAAACCCTCGAGTTCGTCCCCACGGAAATTGGCTCCTCAGAATGGGTCTCACCGCAAGATGTGCAAGATACCCAGCTCCAAAAGTTCGGCCAGACATTGCCCCTGGAGTTAAGGCAGAGACTGAACGAGTTAGGGTGGagtgatgaagatgaacTGAAGGCCAGTTCTGACTGGGAGCAAACTCCGGTTAGCTCTTTGCCTGGGCTTGCATTCCAGGCGGATGGGAATCTCATTAGCGGAGGTAATAGCGCGAGACCGTCAATCCCCGTGCGGTCACTTAATCGACGAGGCTCTAGCGCATCAGCTGGTTCGTCGTCgagcaagagaagaaaagcCATATTTGCCCCACTGTTCGTAAATATGGTCTACGATCAGATGACAATCCTTGCGGGCGAGGTGGATGGTCCTATAAGTGCCACGTCTCGCGAAGTCGTGCGAGTTCTACAGAGAGATGATGTTGTCTCTTTCTTGAGACCTATTACCGAAGGGATGAAAGATCAGTTCTTGAATGCGATGGAGAGGCTTGATAGGATCACTAAATTCTCGGCACCTGGCTTCGCCTACTCAGCAGTTAACGCTATTGTGGGACACCTCAAGTCTTCGTTGAAAACCAACGCCGATTTTGATTACTGGGATATAGCTCTGGCATCAGTAGTTCGACTCGTTCCGTCTGTCAGTGAGATATCACTTCGTGATATTAGGAAAAACAAGGCGGAGCACGTCCTCCTTCCCGCCTCCATCCATGAGGGGGATGGGGGTTTCAAGATCCACGCTCCTTGGCGTACAGGCCAGCGAGGTGTGCAAACTGCCCAACTACTGATTCTCAATGAGATTCTCAAAGCCAACCCACGTGAAGTGTACCTCGTCAAGAAGATGCTCCATAATTTACAAATTCAATCCTCCATCAACCATCTACCCTTCTCTCGAGCGTGGCTCGttctcatcctcactcTGTTTTCATTTGTCAATCGCAATTATAATGACCGAGCCGAGCTGCGACACTTCCTTTCAAATGTTGGTGCCATTTTGTCATTGCATGGTCGGAGTGACCTTGTGATTGTAGCGCACGCTATGCGAATTTTCATGCTTTGCTCAGCCCGATTTCGCAGGGTCTTTAGCTTTATGGGATTTCCAACCATCATGCGCTCTGTTTACGAGACATATGCGGCTGGTAACGCAGCCATAAAAGACTGCATCGAATACGCTGCGAAGAGTTTTTACAGGATTCATGAGGAGGTATTTGTGTATCAGACTTGCATGGTGATTGCAAGCGGCAGCTATGATGCTAAGGCCGTGTATGCCCTTCTCTCGAGCCTGTCGCGTGAACGCACAGTCTCATCGGGCTTGACATCAGGTATTAGAGGACACAACGATAAGGAGGAGATCGACGCGCTAGTCCAGATGGTATCTGGCCCAGAGATTACTCTCGCGGAGCTCGGCAAGGAAGCTGCCGAGAGACATTCAACCAAGCTTGCTTCAATCACGCTTGAAGACAAACTTTTTCCTAGGGAAAACATTGTTCGGCTCTTCATCACTGCCATTGCCTCCAATCCTGCCACTACATGTTCTGCCAATCTTTTACGCCTTCTCTCTATCCTTGTACCAAAATTGAATGACTCGGTTAGCAAAGACTTGCTTTCTGAGGGCGTTGAAGCGTTAGGGTCTGTCATTATCAAGGGAAAGACCGGCGATGAGGCTGCAAGATCTGCTTTCCACCCAGGTGCGAATGATGACGAGACTGACTGGACTAGAGCCAGAAGGGAGTATGTCTTTTTGGTGGAATCGTTTGCAAAAGCTGGTGGTCATCTGGGCACGTCAGCTACCAGGAGAACCCTTGATATGGTGTCAGAACTTTTGAGAAAGCAGCCAGAGTCAGTTGGTCCATCGGCGTCAAGCATCGTTGGTGAATTAGCCAAGACACGGCTAACTTCAGATCGACCCACTCCATTCCTACGAGAGATTGCGCCAATCTTCCGAGGCTTTATTTCTGTTGTCGATTTCTCTGGCATGCTCGATTCCATTAGTACTCTCATTCGGCTGTCAAACTATAATTTGGACGAGGAAATCACACAGATAATTATCCATGATTATGTTGAGCCAGCGGTGAAGCTATTGGCATCGGCGTCTGAGGATAGCCTTGCGTTCATTGTGCCATTGAGGTCAAGTGCGGTTAAGCTGTTGAGCGTGGCGATATTCCTGCAAGGTGACGCCCTAGGAGTCTTGGAAAGACATCATGCGAGTGCCAGCCTACTGGCTTCGGTAGTGATGCCGCTTTGCTTGTTGCTCGAACCCCCTCGAGAGGTTGATCGCCAAGATATCTACTCTAGTCTCTGGATCCGGCTTCTCCAGTATGTGCTTAAGGGCTCGATAGAACGATGCGGCCGTAGCCCCAAATCATTAAGTGTTTCTGTCTATCATCCTCGGTCAATTGCTGCCAGCAATGTCCTCCTGGTGCAGATAGTCAAAATTGTCCTCATTCGAGCGCCGGGCAGCATTAGCAGGGTAAAGGGCTTATGGACATATGTGGCTCAACGTATGCTGCAGATTGTTGATGGTGGTAATGCGCGTTTTATGGACTCTCAACGATCCCTCTCTCCGAGAGTCGTCGACTGGTTGATGTGGAGTGTATTTGAGCTGGTAGCGCTTCATCCGAGCGCCTTGTATATTGAATTCCAAGCTCGGGTCCATCAAGCGCTAGCGATGATCGATAAGCAAGGAACTTACTCGTCCCTGTCCTCTCCTGCATCGGGTCCAACGTTGTTGACATCAACCTCCCAGCAGTATTATCCTGTCCGTTCGCGGCTATCATCCAATCGtccatcttctttcatTGGGCATGCGCGATCGTCCAGTAACATAGGACTTGATCAGACACCACTTGCTAGTCCTGATCATTCAACTACTGCCACCTTAGCTGTGACTCCAAGCTGTACCAAAACTGATTCCAATAACTTGAGCCCCAGCCATTCTCCATCTCTATTACCGTCCCCGCTTGTTCGACCTCATGGTGTTGGGTCAGAAATTGAAGTCATTCACAGCCGAACACCTAGTCAGGGTAAAATGGCTGGTCAAAGCCCTGCTGGAGCTGCACGTCCATCTTTTGTTGCCCTCTCAGCACGTCGTGCATCCCGACCTGTCTTTGAAGCGTTCTCTTCAGCTTACCCAACCAAAAGCAGATTTCTCTCTTCTGCTAATACTCACGACCTGGATAGTTCGTCCCAGGAGGCCGGCGGTGCCATCATGCATCTTCTAGGTGCCCCGAATCAAGTGCTGTCTGCCACCAGTAGTGGATTTCCTACTCTTCCATTGGCAAACTCAAGTGCGATAAACCCGACAGGCCCGAAGATTTCGACTCAAGTTGGCGAAACGGCCCTTAGAGATGTGTACATCAAATCTGAAGAATTGAAACAGATGGCATCGGAGGCCGTTAGAACCGTCATGCTTGTTTACGGATGGCGATCCAATaatgaggaagaaggtgtGGTCAGAAACTGGTCCGTGCTAGATGCTTTG CATATTATATCAAAACAGACGAAGGTGTTtgtggaggaagagttTCGGGATGTCTTTTCGCCTGCAGCAGACTTATACAAATCAGACGATGGCCATATCGGCTCGGAGAAACAAGAAGGAGTTCGGAGTTTTCGCGACCGAGTCAGGGCAAGCGGGAGTCTAGATAAAATCTCTATTGAGGAAACGAGACGAATAATggatgaaaaagaaagcGACGTTCCTATAGTATCTGTATCTTCGCCGTATGACTAG
- a CDS encoding Ubiquitin C-terminal hydrolase, putative (Similar to TIGR gene model, INSD accession AAW42136.1) — MSTATSPPVLSPPAAKRIKLDSEEVSLSSPRKSQQDPSELPPATSAPEILPGSTSAPDVDEVSSDEEEPEAVKEEEDLTRRDMYLDTVSPDRISFDISRQSLDFDFEKLCSKSLSNINVYACLVCGKYFQGRGKGSWAYRHAVGDNHRVWLNLDTEKFYVLPEGYPVSDPSLNDILRVLHPRYNASDIKALSTLPAPSYTLSGQQYIPGFIGVNNIKKNDYCNVVIHLLLHVPPLRNFLLNPNTPELQEERRPTELVRRFATLARRLWNSHLFKSQISPHEFLQEVSKRSNGKFKTTEQGDPVELLGWLVNTLHRDLGGSKKRNSSIIYSTFQGKVQIETQQVIVHKEYARPVFDIGRDIQTVSSPFLFLALDLPITPLFTDMNEKKIIPQVPLSQILAKFDGKTTQEFGPTLKRHHLTSLPPYLILHIKRFTKNNFVEERNPTIVNFPLRGVEMSEYVDPKPSDPMHTQYDLLSNVFLDTTTASTSSSGTGPGKSKRNPAPGEENQMSWKIHVRAGHAGGNANSNGETENRGEKWFELQDLNVTEVRKEMVFLGETVVQVWERKDLSEGKKY, encoded by the exons ATGTCTACTGCAACTTCCCCTCCCGTCCTATCACCTCCAGCGGCAAAGCGTATCAAACTCGACTCCGAAGAAGTATCTCTGTCATCACCTCGCAAATCTCAACAGGACCCCAGTGAGCTGCCCCCGGCTACATCTGCACCAGAGATACTGCCAGGCTCGACATCTGCACCTGACGTAGATGAAGTTTCAagtgatgaggaagagCCTGAGGCTGTtaaggaggaagaagatctCACAAGGAGAGATATGTACCTTGACACTGTAAGTCCGGACCGCATCTCCTTTGAT ATTTCGAGGCAATCCCTTGACTTCGACTTTGAAAAGTTGTGCTCCAAAAGCTTGAGCAACATCAACGTGTATGCGTGCTTGGTTTGTGGTAAATACTTCCAAGGCAGAGGGAAGGGAAGCTGGGCATACAGACATGCCGTTGGAGATAATCACCGTGTGTGGTTGAATCTCGATACTGAAAAG TTCTATGTCCTTCCAGAAGGTTACCCTGTCTCTGACCCTTCGCTTAATGACATCCTCCGAGTGCTCCATCCCCGTTATAACGCTTCTGACATCAAAGCATTGTCAACCCTTCCTGCTCCTTCGTACACCCTCTCCGGTCAACAGTACATACCCGGTTTCATCGGTGTTAACAATATCAAGAAAAACGACTATTGCAATGTTGTCATTCATTTACTCTTACATGTTCCTCCTTTGCGAAACTTCCTTCTCAACCCCAACACGCCCGAACTTCAAGAAGAGCGTCGGCCTACGGAACTCGTCAGGCGATTTGCAACTCTTGCCCGGCGCTTGTGGAATTCACATTTATTCAAGTCGCAAATTTCACCGCATGAGTTTTTACAAGAAGTGTCAAAGCGAAGTAATGGTAAATTTAAAACTACCGAACAGGGAGATCCGGTTGAGCTGTTGGGATGGCTGGTGAATACATTGCATAGGGATTTGGGAGGcagcaagaagagaaaCTCAAGCATAATTTATTCGACATTTCAGGGTAAAGTCCAAATTGAGACTCAACAAGTCATTGTCCACAAAGAATACGCCAGACCTGTGTTTGACATAGGACGAG ATATTCAAACGGTCTCAtctcctttcctcttcctggCTTTGGATTTGCCTATCACACCATTATTTACAGATATGAACGAAAAGAAGATTATTCCGCAAGTTCCTCTTTCGCAAATTCTTGCCAAATTTGATGGAAAAACCACCCAG GAGTTCGGGCCTACTCTTAAACGACATCATCTCACCTCGCTTCCTCCTTACCTCATCCTTCACATCAAGCGTTTCACAAAAAACAACTTTGTTGAAGAGCGAAACCCTACCATTGTCAACTTCCCTTTGCGCGGTGTCGAAATGAGCGAGT ATGTGGACCCTAAACCTTCAGATCCTATGCACACCCAGTATGACCTCCTTTCTAACGTATTCCTTGATACCACAACCGCAtctacctcttcttctggcACCGGCCCTGGAAAATCCAAACGCAACCCCGCTCCAGGAGAAGAGAATCAAATGTCCTGGAAAATCCATGTTCGCGCGGGTCATGCGGGAGGGAATGCAAATAGTAATGGAGAAACCGAAAACAGGGGAGAAAAATGGTTTGAATTGCAAGATTTAAACGTGACCGAGGTTAGAAAGGAGATGGTGTTCTTAGGAGAGACTGTTGTACAGGTCtgggaaagaaaagatcTGTCAGAAGGGAAGAAGTATTAG
- a CDS encoding aldo-keto reductase, putative (Similar to TIGR gene model, INSD accession AAW42138.1) codes for MSLSLDSTIKLASGNLIPRLGFGVYQARSKECEDAVKKAIEVGYRHVDTAQGYHNEENVGRAIRDSGVPRSSVFLTSKYMPSHTVYSPTEVLDVVRKSLKKVDRCGEDKPYIDLMLIHAPWGGEEGRKNNWEALALAQKEGWVKDIGVSNFGIHHLKALPPPVPAVNQIELHPFCQQRDIVKYCEEHGIAIEAYSPLARANKKYYDNAVLVKVAEKHGKEVAQVMLRWSLQKGYIPLPKSVTPSRIESNAVLYDFELDQEDMAEINGLDKGSEGAITWNPVNHE; via the exons ATGTCACTATCACTCGATTCCACCATCAAACTTGCGAGTGGAAATCTCATTCCTCGCCTTGGGTTTGGTGTATATCAAGCTCGCTCCAAAGAATGTGAAGATGCAGTCAAGAAGGCCATTGAGGTCGGTTATCGACATG TGGACACTGCTCAAGGTTATCATAACGAAGAAA ATGTTGGCCGTGCCATACGCGACTCTGGTGTACCCCGTTCCTCGGTCTTTTTGACAAGCAAGTACATGCCTTCCCATACCGTATATTCACCCACAGAAGTCTTGGATGTCGTTCGCAAGTCCTTGAAAAAGGTTGATCGTTGTGGAGAAGACAAGCCCTACATCGACTTGATGTTGATCCATGCTCCAtggggaggagaagaaggtaGAAAGAATAACTGGGAAGCCTTGGCGCTGGCGCAGAAAGAAGGCTGGGTGAAGGATATAGGAGTTTCCAACTT CGGCATCCACCATCTCAAAGCCCTCCCTCCCCCTGTACCAGCCGTTAATCAAATTGAATTGCACCCCTTTTGTCAGCAACGTGATATAGTCAAGTACTGTGAAGAGCATGGGATCGCCATCGAGGCTTATTCGCCTCTAGCAAGGGCTAACAAGAAATACTATGATAACGCGGTGCTGGTCAAGGTAGCAGAGAAACATGGGAAGGAAGTGGCCCAAGTCATGCTCAGATGGAGTCTTCAGAAAGG CTATATTCCTCTTCCCAAGTCCGTCACACCATCTCGTATCGAATCGAACGCTGTTCTTTATGATTTCGAATTAGATCAGGAAGATATGGCAGAGATCAATGGCCTGGATAAAGGTTCTGAAGGTGCCATTACTTGGAATCCCGTTAATCATGAGTAG
- a CDS encoding uncharacterized protein (Similar to SGTC gene model, INSD accession EAL21737.1), which yields MPLHQDTLTPSGNRQPSGPRPRPLRSSAASTASFPKSTSDAPIPTTLSTTSLSKLEYGTESPLDALLSLESQYTVSPETSPKLSEAAGPSRNVSEYEPIPPSTFRIHPPKRGRTQIIQDAPSSREASKTRSKSGPDIRDASPMPTFSITSRPSTLASLATRTSKPKPKPTRLNTDVTSSSSITSPTKAVSPGIKHWQQVRAHVLASTPIEERQQTTRSGKKTGLVSKAAGRFGFRHAADNVIGYTDRRRSMNGLLAELGDLTEEEKETIARERRKFARDVKACLDACALEESRRRLYRIDSNQNINHPDDARPSAASIHSAAIYAHTHAAQRFNFDPSFSAFAPLLTELHKYLPDARSKKPWSRTCPHHSEILAELGVAFLKDSTSTDGEKQQALEVFGTIVKNWAADTAEEVMARWQWLCRALLTDDRQIRSRGLALLDDFVHFDPSLPPSDLLILLHAVQTARYPEASHLSKVQSFIDELSDGRIIQVGVTSIVELVADVELSTTMGGVEKEIMWMAVGAVIQTHPHLARWLIESSVHGEQIVLSQFAPPPLLHATPPHLLPLRSHSTVLLLTSLTCLVRTLTDFELIPAIWKVVQVYVLPEIETLPSGDALAQALGKLVFELEILFYRVQPLHPGTAGDPFRVYTESHPANAAPAFLKHRDLIMRYTADGTLWKGPFVDAAKQVVSLFLLLLQF from the exons ATGCCGCTCCACCAGGATACTCTCACCCCCTCAGGAAATAGACAACCATCAGGCCCACGCCCCCGCCCACTCCGCAGCTCCGCTGCCTCCACAGCCTCATTCCCAAAATCAACGTCTGACGCCCCTATACCCACTACACTTTCAACTACATCCCTTTCGAAGCTAGAATACGGAACAGAATCTCCGCTCGATGCCCTTCTCAGCCTTGAAAGTCAGTATACTGTGTCCCCAGAGACTTCTCCAAAGTTGTCCGAAGCTGCAGGACCGAGTCGCAATGTGTCTGAATATGAACCCATACCGCCGTCAACATTTCGTATTCATCCACCTAAGCGGGGGCGTACACAGATAATTCAGGATGCTCCTTCCAGCAGAGAGGCTTCTAAAACGCGTTCAAAATCTGGACCCGATATACGAGATGCCTCGCCCATGCCAACGTTTTCCATCACCTCTCGTCCCTCTACCCTCGCGAGTTTGGCCACACGGACGTCCAAACCCAAACCCAAGCCCACCCGTCTGAATACCGATGTCACAAGCAGCTCATCTATTACATCTCCAACCAAGGCGGTTTCACCAGGTATCAAGCACTGGCAACAGGTCCGAGCTCATGTTCTAGCATCTACTCCCATAGAAGAACGACAGCAGACTACACGATCCGGGAAGAAAACCGGACTGGTGTCTAAAGCAGCGGGGAGATTTGGATTTCGACATGCCGCAGATAACGTTATTGGTTATACGGATAGACGGAGATCGATGAACGGGCTTTTGGCAGAGCTGGGCGACCTCactgaggaagaaaaggaaacCATTGCTAGAGAGCGTAGAAAGTTTGCGAGAGATGTCAAGGCTTGCCTTGATGCTTGTGCTCTTGAGGAGAGCCGCCGGAGGCTTTATAGGATTGACTCGAACCAGAACATCAATCATCCCGACGACGCCAGGCCAAGTGCAGCATCTATACACTCTGCGGCCATTTACGCCCATACTCATGCTGCTCAGAGGTTTAATTTCGACCCATCGTTCTCTGCTTTTGCTCCCCTGTTAACCGAACTTCACAAGTATCTGCCAGACGCCCGGTCCAAAAAGCCATGGTCTCGTACCTGTCCACACCATTCTGAGATCCTTGCAGAACTAGGCGTAGCATTCCTCAAAGATTCCACATCCACCGATGGAGAGAAACAGCAAGCTTTGGAAGTGTTCGGAACAATTGTTAAAAACTGGGCGGCAGATACGGCGGAAGAAGTTATGGCACGGTGGCAATGGCTCTGTCGTGCCCTTCTCACTGATGACCGTCAAATTCGGTCCCGTGGTCTTGCCCTTTTGGACGACTTTGTGCATTTCGATCCTTCTTTGCCCC CCTCCGACCTGCTCATACTATTGCATGCGGTACAAACGGCAAGATATCCCGAGGCTTCCCATCTTTCCAAAGTACAGAGTTTTATAGATGAGCTGAGTGACGGAAGGATCATACAGGTGGGGGTGACATCTATAGTAGAGCTTGTAGCAGATGTGGAACTGAGTACAACAATGGGAGGAGTAGAAAAGGAGATCATGTGGATGGCGGTGGGAGCTGTAATACAGACACATCCCCATCTTGCGCGATGGCTTATTGAAAGCAGCGTTCATGGTGAACAGATCGTTCTTAGC CAATTCGCCCCCCCACCACTTCTTCATGCGACACCgcctcatctccttccaCTCCGCTCGCATTCGACTGTTCTCTTGCTGACTTCCCTGACTTGTCTCGTTCGTACACTCACTGACTTTGAGCTCATCCCTGCTATCTGGAAAGTTGTTCAAGTTTATGTCTTGCCAGAGATAGAGACACTACCCAGTGGTGATGCGTTGGCACAAGCTCTCGGGAAACTCGTGTTTGAGTTGGAAATTCTTTTCTACAGAGTTCAGCCGCTTCATCCAGGGACTGCAGGAGATCCCTTCAGAGTCTACACAGAGTCCCACCCCGCGAATGCAGCTCCAGCTTTCTTGAAACACAGAGACTTAATTATGAGATATACAGCGGATGGAACGCTGTGGAAGGGCCCCTTTGTGGACGCTGCTAAGCAGGTGGTGAGCTTATTTCTGTTACTTTTACAGTTTTGA